A single genomic interval of Terriglobus albidus harbors:
- a CDS encoding MoaD/ThiS family protein, translating into MKINIPTPLRAFTDKQATVEVNGATVQAGLDALVAAHPELKNHLFTPDGKLRSFVNVYLNDDDVRYLPAAEASAVSADDELTIIPSIAGGTGLSASRALCCR; encoded by the coding sequence ATGAAGATCAACATCCCGACACCGCTCCGGGCGTTCACGGACAAGCAAGCCACCGTGGAGGTAAACGGCGCCACGGTTCAGGCCGGGCTCGATGCACTGGTCGCCGCCCACCCAGAGCTGAAGAACCACCTCTTCACCCCGGATGGCAAGCTGCGCAGCTTCGTCAACGTCTACCTGAACGATGACGACGTCCGCTATCTGCCCGCCGCCGAAGCCTCCGCGGTCAGCGCCGACGACGAGCTCACCATTATTCCTTCCATCGCAGGCGGGACCGGCCTCAGCGCTTCGCGCGCTCTTTGTTGTCGTTAG
- a CDS encoding M67 family metallopeptidase produces MKLHITQTDYDALRAHGEETYPHECCGVLLGHAKDDGNHVSAIVRAGNTRTDSAHNRYNISPMELIKIQREGRKQGLDIVGFYHSHPDHPAMWSSTDFAEAHWFGCCYVITSVDKGKANLTNAFHLAGTTEDDKAFQQEEILITKAVGENA; encoded by the coding sequence ATGAAACTCCACATCACACAAACCGATTACGATGCCCTCCGCGCCCACGGCGAGGAGACGTATCCCCATGAGTGCTGCGGCGTTCTGCTGGGCCATGCCAAGGACGATGGCAACCATGTCTCCGCGATCGTCCGCGCCGGGAATACCCGTACTGACAGCGCGCACAATCGATACAACATCAGCCCCATGGAGCTGATCAAGATTCAGCGCGAAGGCCGCAAACAGGGCCTGGATATCGTGGGCTTTTACCACTCGCATCCGGATCATCCGGCGATGTGGTCTTCGACCGACTTCGCCGAGGCTCACTGGTTCGGCTGCTGTTACGTCATTACCAGTGTCGACAAGGGTAAAGCAAACCTGACCAATGCCTTTCACCTCGCCGGCACGACGGAAGATGACAAAGCTTTTCAGCAGGAAGAGATTCTGATCACAAAAGCAGTTGGAGAAAACGCATGA
- a CDS encoding TonB-dependent receptor, giving the protein MNTQKLLRLLFCVLALCFAMSSSVYAQGGSAVLSGTVTDPSGAAVSNARVTATNTETNLVLTSETNASGLYRFPTIPPGHYTIAAEISGFQKFQQTGVLLTVSQQATLDIGLQVGSESETVNVTAGAALINTTNAEVSNTVGEQAIRELPLNGRDPSSLVLLSPGTVNVLNTGAGTLQGETTFPNETGASAGGGRQGSTLYLLDGVPNMDTYMALAAPSPNADATAEFRVISNNFDAHYGFSPGAVVSIETKGGTNAFHGGAFEFLRNSALNAADYFSKKVDPLRRNQFGGFLGGPIKQNKLFFFANYQGTRQSTTATSNSTNTPTAAMLNGDFSAYPKTLGGGFVNNRIDPSLYNPAAVRIANTALPRGQDPASGLVYYTAPASVEKFDEGTGRLDYSINDRQRLTLRSFIQYYNRAEASTPGNILTVVPGKQGKLFNEVLNHNWTITPSLVNALSLFWNQEHVYNAGTQRDSSGNAFCLSKYINVSDPAGACYSEGLNANGGFSTPYSEYTGEMRRSWGFSDSVTKIIGNHTVSFGVDLWHQRAREFTYYPAAPIIGFNGYSTGSGLADFLLGRVGTFTQGAGEIADVSGNLLGAFGQDQFRLRPNLTVTLGLRWDPNLAPASKDGRGAVYNPGQQSTVFPNAPNGLVFPGDRGVPNSLAQNSYGYWEPRIAFAYQASPKTAFRAGFGMFTAPLPYSAYNHVADVSPFSPTFTLNGSASNPINFSNPWANFSSTNFTSPFPPFAYDNVRPSPNYVFPAQTTVPAAFRPNFKLGMTQSWNASVEQQFSGDLVMHLAYVGSQSYHQTLIIDANPGQIAASVRGTRGLTNYGQILTINSNGTSSYHSLQAQFEKRFSHSFQAQSSFTWSKNIDIAASGNASFTGNGISNPYDLRFNRGLSDLNFPFVSVTNLVYSTPKLKGWNPIARNVLGEWEISGIYTMQSGRPFSVSGGNGNNNSGALIYGDRADSVPGVVVQTHQGSKQQWLQQYFTTAGFAQNAVGTFGNSGRNILKGPGTNYSDAALMKNWTIQERYKIQFRWELFNAFNRVTFGQPDANPSSGTYGRITATGPVKPRVMQGGLKVTF; this is encoded by the coding sequence ATGAACACCCAAAAGCTCTTAAGGCTTTTGTTCTGCGTGCTCGCGCTGTGCTTTGCCATGTCGTCGAGCGTGTATGCACAGGGAGGAAGCGCCGTACTAAGCGGGACTGTTACCGATCCCTCAGGCGCCGCCGTTTCCAATGCACGTGTAACTGCTACAAATACTGAGACCAACCTGGTGCTCACCTCAGAGACCAATGCGTCCGGTCTCTATCGTTTCCCCACCATCCCTCCCGGCCACTACACCATTGCGGCCGAGATCTCCGGCTTCCAGAAGTTCCAGCAGACCGGCGTGCTGCTCACCGTCAGCCAGCAGGCTACGCTCGATATCGGCTTGCAGGTTGGCAGTGAGAGCGAGACCGTCAACGTCACCGCGGGCGCGGCGCTGATCAACACCACCAATGCCGAGGTCAGCAACACCGTCGGCGAACAGGCCATCCGCGAACTCCCGCTTAACGGACGCGATCCGTCAAGCCTGGTACTGCTCTCCCCCGGAACCGTGAACGTACTCAACACCGGCGCAGGCACCCTGCAGGGCGAGACCACCTTCCCCAATGAGACCGGCGCCTCCGCCGGCGGCGGACGCCAGGGCAGCACCCTCTATCTGCTGGACGGCGTGCCCAACATGGACACCTACATGGCGCTCGCGGCGCCTTCACCAAACGCGGACGCTACGGCCGAGTTCCGTGTTATCTCCAACAACTTCGACGCGCACTATGGCTTCTCGCCGGGAGCGGTTGTCAGCATCGAGACCAAAGGCGGCACCAATGCCTTCCATGGCGGGGCCTTTGAGTTCCTGCGCAACAGCGCACTGAACGCAGCCGATTACTTCTCGAAGAAGGTCGATCCGCTGCGCCGTAACCAGTTCGGTGGATTCCTCGGCGGCCCGATCAAGCAGAACAAGCTCTTCTTCTTCGCGAACTACCAGGGCACGCGCCAGTCCACGACGGCTACTTCGAACAGCACCAACACGCCCACCGCTGCCATGTTGAATGGCGACTTCTCGGCGTATCCGAAGACGCTTGGCGGCGGCTTCGTCAACAACCGCATCGATCCCAGCCTCTATAACCCTGCCGCCGTACGCATCGCCAACACGGCGCTGCCGCGCGGACAGGATCCGGCCAGCGGCCTGGTCTACTACACCGCTCCCGCATCGGTAGAGAAGTTCGACGAAGGCACCGGCCGTCTCGACTACTCCATCAATGACAGACAGCGCCTCACCCTGCGCAGCTTTATCCAGTACTACAACCGCGCCGAAGCATCCACGCCCGGAAACATCCTCACCGTTGTCCCCGGCAAGCAAGGCAAGCTCTTCAACGAGGTGTTGAACCACAACTGGACCATCACGCCCAGCCTGGTCAACGCTCTCTCGCTGTTCTGGAACCAGGAGCACGTCTACAACGCAGGCACGCAGCGCGACAGCTCCGGCAACGCTTTCTGTCTCTCGAAGTACATCAACGTCAGCGACCCAGCAGGCGCGTGCTACTCCGAGGGCCTGAACGCCAACGGCGGCTTCAGCACGCCGTACTCCGAGTACACGGGCGAGATGCGCCGTTCGTGGGGCTTCTCCGACTCCGTCACCAAGATCATCGGCAACCACACCGTCTCGTTTGGTGTGGACCTGTGGCATCAGCGTGCGCGTGAGTTCACCTACTATCCCGCGGCGCCGATCATCGGCTTCAACGGATACTCCACCGGCTCCGGTCTGGCGGACTTCCTGCTCGGCCGCGTCGGCACCTTCACGCAGGGCGCAGGCGAGATCGCCGATGTCTCCGGCAACCTGCTCGGGGCATTCGGACAGGACCAGTTCCGTCTGCGTCCGAACCTGACCGTTACGCTCGGCCTGCGCTGGGATCCGAACCTTGCGCCGGCCTCGAAGGACGGACGCGGCGCGGTCTACAATCCGGGCCAGCAGAGCACCGTCTTCCCCAATGCACCGAACGGTCTTGTCTTCCCCGGCGACCGTGGCGTGCCCAACAGCCTGGCGCAGAACAGCTATGGCTACTGGGAGCCTCGTATCGCGTTTGCCTACCAGGCCAGCCCGAAGACCGCCTTCCGCGCCGGCTTCGGTATGTTCACCGCGCCGCTGCCTTACTCGGCCTACAACCACGTAGCCGACGTAAGCCCGTTCAGCCCGACGTTTACGTTGAACGGAAGCGCATCGAACCCCATCAACTTCTCCAACCCGTGGGCGAACTTCTCTTCGACAAACTTCACCAGCCCGTTCCCGCCCTTCGCCTATGACAACGTGCGGCCCTCGCCGAACTACGTCTTCCCGGCGCAGACCACGGTACCGGCGGCCTTCCGTCCGAACTTCAAACTCGGCATGACGCAGAGCTGGAACGCGTCAGTCGAACAGCAGTTCAGCGGAGACCTGGTGATGCACCTCGCCTACGTCGGCAGCCAGTCGTATCACCAGACGCTGATCATCGACGCCAACCCCGGCCAGATCGCTGCGAGCGTACGCGGAACACGCGGACTGACGAACTACGGCCAGATCCTCACCATCAACAGCAACGGCACCAGCAGCTATCACTCACTGCAGGCGCAGTTCGAGAAGCGTTTCTCGCACAGCTTCCAGGCGCAGAGCAGCTTCACCTGGTCGAAGAACATCGACATCGCCGCCAGCGGCAATGCGTCGTTCACCGGCAACGGCATCTCCAACCCGTATGACCTGCGCTTCAACCGCGGCCTCTCCGACCTGAACTTCCCGTTCGTCTCGGTGACCAACCTGGTCTACTCCACGCCGAAACTGAAGGGATGGAACCCGATCGCCCGCAATGTGTTGGGCGAGTGGGAGATCAGCGGTATCTACACCATGCAGTCAGGCCGTCCCTTTAGCGTGAGCGGAGGCAACGGCAACAACAACTCCGGCGCGCTGATCTACGGCGACCGGGCAGACAGCGTTCCCGGCGTCGTTGTGCAGACGCATCAGGGCAGTAAGCAGCAGTGGTTGCAGCAGTACTTCACCACCGCCGGCTTCGCTCAGAACGCGGTTGGCACCTTCGGCAACTCCGGACGCAACATCCTGAAGGGACCGGGCACCAACTACAGCGATGCGGCACTGATGAAGAACTGGACAATCCAGGAGCGGTACAAGATCCAGTTCCGCTGGGAGCTCTTCAACGCCTTCAACCGCGTCACCTTCGGCCAACCCGATGCCAATCCGTCCAGCGGGACTTATGGACGTATTACGGCAACCGGACCGGTCAAGCCACGCGTGATGCAGGGCGGTCTGAAGGTTACGTTCTAA
- a CDS encoding OmpA family protein has product MKYARAFSGLSAVVLTGALAFPAYAQQNSTASPAQGQKQDATDNTTYATGQPLQTESKEGFWGHVNPFARKKWVHRQVDPVKDRVNELDQLQAKNANDIRDVDSRATAGINKAQSAADLADQHAQDAGNRADKANQVASSASTRTDALHGTVQNLDQFNKVSDSSIPFAKGSTKLGPKGKAELDAVAEKLATEKGYIIEVQGYSGSGVASSQAMADSVVRYLVTEHQVPVYRIYRSGLGRNTAKAEEGQEKPIRNGVYVSLMHNSIASMDSKSATAAPATPVTGTSTPDTSNR; this is encoded by the coding sequence ATGAAATACGCTCGTGCCTTTTCCGGTTTGTCTGCCGTCGTTTTGACCGGCGCTCTTGCGTTTCCGGCTTACGCTCAGCAGAACAGCACCGCTTCCCCCGCTCAAGGTCAAAAGCAGGACGCAACGGATAACACAACGTACGCCACCGGTCAGCCACTGCAGACAGAGTCGAAAGAGGGCTTTTGGGGACATGTGAATCCCTTTGCCCGCAAGAAGTGGGTACATCGCCAGGTTGACCCGGTCAAGGACCGTGTCAATGAGCTCGATCAGCTCCAGGCCAAGAACGCCAATGACATCCGCGACGTAGACTCCCGTGCAACGGCAGGCATCAACAAGGCCCAGTCCGCTGCCGACCTGGCCGACCAGCACGCGCAGGACGCCGGTAACCGTGCCGACAAGGCCAACCAGGTTGCCTCCAGCGCCAGCACCCGTACAGATGCGCTGCATGGCACCGTCCAGAACCTCGACCAGTTCAACAAGGTAAGCGACTCCTCCATCCCGTTCGCTAAGGGCAGCACGAAGCTCGGACCGAAAGGCAAGGCGGAGCTCGATGCCGTGGCCGAGAAGCTCGCCACCGAGAAGGGCTACATCATCGAAGTGCAGGGTTACAGCGGTTCTGGCGTAGCCAGTTCGCAGGCAATGGCTGATTCGGTCGTCCGTTATCTGGTCACCGAGCACCAGGTCCCGGTTTATCGCATCTATAGAAGTGGCCTCGGCCGTAACACCGCCAAGGCTGAAGAGGGTCAGGAGAAGCCAATCCGTAACGGCGTATACGTATCGCTGATGCACAACAGCATCGCCAGCATGGATTCGAAGTCGGCGACCGCAGCTCCCGCAACACCGGTTACGGGAACCTCGACGCCGGACACCTCAAACCGCTAA
- a CDS encoding DUF2393 family protein, translating to MADDALFTPPPTEPRSSMRTPLLIGGGVVLLAVVLMLIFGHHKVQAPTTVAPLDSYAANLPLSGIEMSEATSPFAGGRSTYIDGKITNTGTRTITGVTVQTIFRSDDGQTVSLQTVPLMLIRTRIPYVDTQPISVAPIAPGATAEFRLIFEGLPQSWNQQQPELHITSVQSK from the coding sequence CCTCGCAGCTCAATGCGTACGCCGCTGCTGATCGGTGGCGGTGTGGTGCTGCTGGCCGTTGTCCTGATGCTCATCTTCGGCCACCACAAAGTGCAGGCTCCGACGACGGTGGCTCCGCTGGATAGCTACGCTGCCAACCTTCCCTTAAGCGGGATCGAAATGTCTGAGGCGACCTCGCCCTTCGCCGGCGGCCGCTCCACCTATATCGATGGCAAGATCACCAACACCGGCACCCGAACCATCACCGGGGTGACCGTGCAGACGATCTTCCGCTCGGACGATGGACAGACGGTCTCACTTCAGACCGTCCCCCTGATGTTGATTCGCACCCGGATTCCCTATGTGGACACGCAACCTATCTCGGTAGCTCCCATCGCTCCCGGCGCAACGGCAGAGTTCCGGCTGATCTTCGAGGGATTGCCGCAAAGCTGGAACCAGCAGCAGCCGGAGTTGCACATCACGAGTGTGCAATCAAAGTAA
- a CDS encoding class I SAM-dependent methyltransferase — MNRIMRSPSVRTTLSSLFHALQSGLHVSVTPSHFYFPVPDLNSFRGKDWKERRPCSGIDFHFDEQIQRLQYDLAPYLAECKFPESSISNNGHRSFHFNNGFFEHVDAEIAYAFVRRNKPRRIIEIGSGNTTMVLAAALRANRKEGFPGELISIEPHPAPYLKHGIDGLTQLIEKPVQQVPLEFFHQLEANDILFIDSTHVVSVDSDVLYECLRILPEVAEGVLVHLHDIFTPMDYPQKFVMTNLCFWGEQYMLEAFLSFNQAFRVIWSASALQHEHWNELEAAFPAWKDSYTRMPAQLKIYAPTLDGRNVWPNSFWIERAAR, encoded by the coding sequence GTGAATCGCATCATGCGCAGTCCGTCTGTACGGACAACGCTCTCCTCGTTATTTCACGCCCTTCAGAGCGGTCTGCACGTTAGCGTCACTCCTTCACACTTCTACTTTCCCGTGCCCGACCTGAACTCCTTCCGCGGGAAGGACTGGAAAGAACGCCGTCCCTGTAGCGGCATCGACTTTCATTTCGACGAGCAGATCCAACGGCTGCAATACGACCTGGCGCCCTATCTCGCCGAGTGCAAGTTCCCCGAGAGCTCGATCTCCAACAATGGACATCGCTCGTTTCACTTCAACAACGGCTTCTTCGAGCATGTGGACGCAGAGATCGCGTATGCCTTCGTACGCCGCAACAAGCCTCGCCGCATTATCGAGATCGGTAGTGGAAACACCACGATGGTGCTGGCCGCAGCCTTGCGTGCCAATCGAAAAGAGGGCTTCCCAGGTGAGTTGATCAGCATCGAGCCGCACCCGGCGCCGTATCTCAAACATGGCATCGATGGGCTGACCCAGTTGATCGAAAAACCGGTGCAACAGGTCCCACTCGAGTTCTTTCATCAGCTCGAGGCCAACGATATCCTCTTCATCGATTCCACACACGTCGTCTCGGTCGACAGCGACGTGCTCTATGAATGCCTGCGCATCCTGCCTGAGGTTGCCGAAGGTGTCCTGGTTCACCTTCACGACATCTTTACGCCAATGGATTATCCGCAGAAGTTCGTGATGACCAATCTCTGCTTCTGGGGAGAGCAGTACATGCTGGAGGCATTCCTATCCTTCAACCAGGCCTTCCGGGTCATATGGTCCGCAAGCGCGCTCCAGCACGAACACTGGAATGAGCTTGAGGCCGCCTTCCCGGCATGGAAAGACAGCTACACCCGCATGCCTGCGCAGCTAAAGATCTACGCGCCTACGCTGGATGGAAGGAATGTGTGGCCTAACAGCTTCTGGATCGAACGGGCTGCTCGATGA
- a CDS encoding MSCRAMM family protein, with protein sequence MRPLRSLALLSASALVSLTLNSALDAQTGTPSVTGGTVSGRVICADTNAPARFGKVYLKSTHDEGMGDVFTKRMQSAMAADGRKQPPITEEQKRAQAAAARTMNHAGDLLSAATIGMNGEYSFPGVKPGTYYVHAVYRGYVDSLANFSDEDLASTVPAVMSRISSAVSTITITGDEEVHVDLRLDRGAAVSGKILYDDGSPAVGWIVTPERAKDQEEFNAMIAVQQQLAVATGDAAITDDQGRYRLSGLPPGEYIVRAYLQALPIGVSLRNLGQGGDGIRLIAYSGDTFHRKAAKSFQLSGSTERSGTDLTVPGHTLHSLMGHVVALSDGHTPNSGTVILTSKEDPAVSLKAGVRDDGSFHYDYLPSGTYTLKASDVADARTTGKTNLLGMSIPNQEILRKYTDTTAEVVLQDNDADSVRLSVAQTDWTPPAKRAGAKEVDTDTAVGGALGKLFTTDEDDEGDKPKERPKQQPKQ encoded by the coding sequence ATGCGCCCGCTGCGCTCTCTGGCCCTGCTGTCTGCTTCTGCCTTGGTTTCCCTCACGCTCAACTCCGCGCTCGACGCACAGACTGGTACGCCTTCGGTGACCGGAGGCACGGTCTCCGGCAGGGTGATCTGCGCGGACACGAACGCCCCCGCCCGTTTCGGCAAGGTTTACCTGAAATCGACCCATGACGAAGGTATGGGCGATGTCTTTACCAAACGCATGCAATCGGCTATGGCGGCCGACGGACGCAAGCAGCCTCCGATAACCGAAGAGCAAAAGCGCGCTCAGGCTGCGGCGGCTCGCACCATGAACCATGCGGGCGACTTGTTGAGCGCTGCGACCATCGGGATGAACGGGGAGTACAGCTTTCCAGGGGTGAAGCCCGGCACGTATTACGTGCATGCTGTGTATCGCGGCTATGTCGATTCACTGGCCAATTTCTCCGATGAAGACCTGGCAAGTACAGTTCCAGCGGTGATGTCGCGGATCAGCTCGGCAGTGTCCACGATTACGATCACCGGCGACGAAGAGGTGCACGTGGACCTGCGCCTCGACCGCGGTGCTGCCGTCTCCGGCAAGATACTGTACGACGATGGCTCACCGGCTGTGGGCTGGATTGTGACACCGGAGCGCGCGAAGGATCAGGAAGAGTTCAACGCAATGATTGCGGTGCAACAGCAGTTGGCTGTCGCGACGGGAGATGCCGCAATCACGGATGACCAGGGCCGCTACCGCCTCTCCGGCCTGCCTCCGGGAGAGTACATCGTGCGGGCATATCTGCAGGCGCTTCCGATCGGTGTCAGCCTGCGGAACCTTGGGCAGGGTGGCGATGGCATACGGCTGATCGCGTACTCCGGTGACACCTTCCATCGCAAGGCGGCGAAGAGCTTCCAACTCAGCGGCAGCACAGAGCGCTCGGGTACGGATCTTACGGTACCCGGTCATACGCTGCACAGCCTGATGGGCCACGTCGTCGCCCTTTCGGACGGTCACACTCCCAATAGCGGTACCGTGATTCTGACCAGTAAAGAAGACCCGGCGGTCTCGCTCAAAGCAGGAGTGCGCGACGACGGCAGCTTCCACTACGACTATCTGCCGTCCGGTACGTACACCCTCAAGGCAAGCGATGTCGCTGACGCCCGTACGACCGGCAAGACCAATCTCCTGGGCATGTCGATTCCCAATCAGGAGATCCTGCGCAAATATACCGATACCACCGCCGAGGTCGTATTGCAGGACAACGATGCGGATTCGGTGCGCCTGAGCGTCGCCCAGACCGACTGGACTCCCCCGGCGAAGAGGGCAGGGGCGAAGGAGGTCGACACGGATACAGCCGTAGGAGGGGCCTTGGGGAAGCTGTTTACGACCGACGAAGATGACGAGGGAGACAAACCGAAGGAGCGGCCGAAGCAGCAGCCCAAGCAATAA
- the moeB gene encoding molybdopterin-synthase adenylyltransferase MoeB, whose product MPTMPDLKEVALPELSNDEISRYSRHLILPEVGFEGQQKLKAAKVLCVGTGGLGAPLAYYLAAAGIGTLGLVDFDVVDASNLQRQIIHSTSTVGQLKVDSAEKKLKDLNPYMNVVKHNVMLRSDNALEIFKDYDIIADGTDNFQTRYLVNDACVLLNKPNAYGSIFRFEGQASVFATEEGPCYRCLYPEPPPPGLVPSCAEGGVLGILPGLVGVIQATEVIKLILGIGEPLVGRLLLVDSLSMSFRTLKLRKNPKCPMCGTHEIKELIDYDQFCGIAPPTTTGPLEVAQHAAVGNVAVQDGIPQITVEELKAKRDRGDDFVLIDVREPHEYRIANLGAPLYPLGEIGSKLGELAQYKDKEVLLHCRSGARSQKAALELKAAGFSNVKNVAGGILAWAEKIDPTMPKY is encoded by the coding sequence ATGCCTACCATGCCTGATTTGAAAGAAGTCGCACTCCCCGAACTGTCGAACGATGAAATCTCGCGCTACTCGCGCCACCTGATCCTGCCCGAGGTGGGCTTTGAAGGCCAGCAGAAGCTAAAGGCCGCCAAGGTCCTGTGCGTTGGCACCGGCGGCCTGGGCGCTCCGCTTGCCTACTACCTCGCCGCTGCCGGCATCGGCACGCTTGGCCTGGTGGACTTTGACGTCGTCGACGCCAGCAACCTGCAGCGCCAGATCATCCACTCGACCTCGACCGTCGGCCAGCTGAAGGTCGACTCCGCCGAGAAGAAGCTCAAAGACCTGAACCCGTACATGAACGTGGTGAAGCACAACGTCATGCTGCGCAGCGACAACGCCCTTGAAATCTTCAAGGACTACGACATCATCGCCGACGGCACCGACAACTTCCAGACACGCTACCTGGTGAACGATGCCTGCGTGCTGCTGAACAAGCCCAATGCCTACGGCTCTATCTTCCGCTTCGAAGGCCAGGCTTCGGTCTTCGCCACGGAGGAAGGCCCCTGCTACCGCTGCCTCTATCCGGAGCCGCCACCGCCGGGACTGGTTCCCTCCTGTGCCGAGGGCGGCGTGCTGGGCATTCTGCCCGGTCTGGTCGGCGTGATCCAGGCCACCGAGGTCATCAAGCTGATCCTCGGCATCGGCGAACCGCTCGTCGGCCGCCTGCTGCTCGTGGATTCGCTGTCGATGAGCTTCCGCACGCTGAAACTGCGCAAGAATCCGAAGTGCCCGATGTGCGGAACGCACGAGATCAAGGAGCTGATCGATTACGACCAGTTCTGCGGCATCGCTCCGCCGACGACCACCGGCCCGCTGGAAGTGGCGCAGCACGCAGCGGTAGGCAACGTCGCCGTGCAGGACGGCATTCCGCAGATCACTGTGGAAGAGCTGAAGGCCAAGCGCGACCGCGGCGACGACTTCGTCCTGATCGACGTTCGTGAGCCGCACGAGTATCGCATTGCGAACCTGGGAGCTCCGCTCTATCCGCTGGGGGAGATCGGCTCGAAGCTCGGTGAGCTGGCGCAGTACAAGGACAAGGAAGTCCTGCTCCACTGCCGCTCCGGCGCGCGCAGCCAGAAAGCCGCACTCGAACTGAAGGCTGCCGGCTTCTCCAACGTAAAGAACGTCGCCGGGGGCATCCTGGCCTGGGCCGAGAAGATCGACCCGACCATGCCGAAGTACTAA
- a CDS encoding PLP-dependent cysteine synthase family protein — translation MLTETKISGANTSTLGTSVLDRVGNTPLVRLDRLTARLPGVVLLGKAEWANPGGSVKDRPASNIVLSAQREGKLTAGKHLLDATSGNTGIAYAMLGAAMGFPVTLCLPSNASPERKKILAAYGANIVLTDPADGSDGAIRKARELAAAEPDKYFYADQYSNNNNWQAHYKTTANEIWQQTEGRLTHFVAGLGTSGTFMGTTRRLRELNPKIQCISMQPDSPFNGLEGLKHMPTAIVPPIYDPKLADRLVEASTEEAYVMAKRIAREEGILMGISSAANVATALHIAEEEVAAGREAIIVTILCDSADKYLSERFWQE, via the coding sequence TTGCTGACGGAAACCAAAATCTCCGGCGCCAACACCTCTACCCTTGGCACCTCTGTGCTCGATCGGGTTGGGAATACACCGCTCGTCCGTCTGGACCGCCTGACAGCCAGGCTGCCTGGCGTCGTCCTGCTGGGCAAAGCCGAGTGGGCAAACCCCGGCGGCAGCGTGAAAGACCGTCCCGCCTCGAACATCGTTCTGTCCGCACAGCGTGAGGGCAAGCTCACTGCCGGAAAGCACCTGCTTGACGCTACCAGCGGCAACACGGGCATCGCCTATGCCATGCTGGGCGCGGCCATGGGCTTCCCGGTCACGCTCTGCCTGCCGTCAAACGCCTCGCCTGAGCGTAAGAAGATCCTCGCCGCCTATGGCGCGAACATTGTTCTGACTGATCCGGCAGATGGCTCCGACGGAGCTATCCGCAAGGCGCGTGAGCTGGCCGCCGCCGAGCCTGACAAGTACTTCTACGCCGATCAGTACTCGAACAATAACAACTGGCAGGCGCACTACAAGACCACTGCCAATGAGATCTGGCAGCAGACCGAAGGGCGCCTGACGCACTTCGTCGCCGGTCTCGGCACCTCCGGCACCTTTATGGGCACCACGCGCCGCCTGCGCGAGCTGAACCCGAAGATCCAGTGCATCTCGATGCAGCCGGACTCACCCTTCAACGGACTTGAAGGCCTGAAGCATATGCCGACGGCGATTGTCCCGCCGATCTACGATCCCAAGCTTGCGGATCGCCTGGTGGAAGCTTCTACCGAAGAGGCTTACGTGATGGCAAAGCGCATTGCCCGCGAAGAGGGCATCCTGATGGGTATCTCCTCGGCCGCCAATGTGGCCACGGCGCTGCACATCGCCGAGGAAGAGGTCGCCGCCGGACGCGAAGCCATCATCGTCACCATCCTCTGCGACTCCGCGGACAAATATCTCAGCGAACGGTTCTGGCAGGAATGA